The following proteins come from a genomic window of Streptomyces liliiviolaceus:
- a CDS encoding ornithine cyclodeaminase family protein produces the protein MTLILNRSDIRGLLEHATAEVEAAVEQAHRDLTRGRISQPAPPALDLPGSDGAFLPMAAVSAPAGLASVKFLADLPANRERGLPVQRSTVLVLSARTGEAEAVLDGALITRFRTAAATAVATRLLARQNAQVLGLVGTGPLALAHARALSTVRDWKSVVVWGRTPANGAALVDRISTELGLHAELLAGPREVTEAADVLCTLTPSREPVIKGAWLHSGTHVNAVGAPPRPDHREIDTEGIVRSRLIVDSFATVRRKSGEVLIPLAEGALAEADFDRELGDVLEGLVPARTAEDEITLFDSVGVGLQDLAVARLLIDLAGESGTGTRTDLAA, from the coding sequence ATGACCCTGATCCTGAACCGCTCCGACATCCGCGGTCTGCTCGAACACGCCACCGCCGAGGTGGAGGCGGCGGTGGAGCAGGCCCACCGCGACCTCACCCGCGGGCGGATTTCCCAGCCCGCACCGCCGGCTCTGGACCTGCCCGGTTCGGACGGCGCCTTTCTCCCCATGGCCGCCGTGTCAGCACCCGCCGGGTTGGCATCGGTCAAGTTCCTCGCGGACCTGCCCGCCAACCGGGAGCGCGGGCTGCCCGTGCAGCGCTCGACGGTCCTGGTCCTGTCGGCGCGGACCGGAGAGGCCGAGGCCGTTCTCGACGGGGCTCTGATCACCCGGTTCCGTACGGCCGCCGCGACCGCCGTCGCCACCCGGCTGCTGGCCCGGCAGAACGCCCAGGTCCTCGGCCTGGTCGGCACGGGACCACTGGCCCTGGCCCATGCGCGGGCACTGTCGACCGTACGGGACTGGAAGTCGGTGGTGGTGTGGGGCCGCACCCCCGCCAACGGCGCCGCCCTCGTGGACCGGATCTCGACCGAACTGGGCCTGCACGCCGAGCTGTTGGCCGGCCCGCGCGAGGTGACGGAAGCGGCGGACGTACTGTGCACGCTCACCCCGTCCCGGGAACCCGTCATCAAGGGCGCGTGGCTCCACTCGGGAACCCATGTCAACGCGGTGGGGGCGCCGCCCCGCCCCGACCACCGGGAGATCGACACCGAGGGGATCGTACGCTCCCGGCTGATCGTCGACTCCTTCGCCACCGTCCGCCGCAAGTCGGGCGAGGTGCTGATCCCCCTGGCCGAAGGCGCCCTCGCGGAAGCGGACTTCGACCGGGAACTGGGGGACGTACTCGAAGGTCTCGTACCGGCGCGCACCGCGGAGGACGAGATCACTCTCTTCGACTCGGTGGGCGTGGGACTCCAGGATCTGGCCGTGGCCCGACTGCTGATCGACCTCGCCGGGGAGTCCGGGACGGGCACCCGGACCGACCTGGCGGCGTGA
- the aztB gene encoding zinc ABC transporter permease AztB, whose product MEWLTAPFEVTFVQRALWGGILVSAICALAGTWVVLRGMAFLGDAMSHGLLPGVALAALFGGNLLVGAVASAAVMTAGVTALGRTRRLSQDTGIGLLFVGMLSLGVIIVSRSQSFAVDLTGFLFGDVLAVRQQDLFLLAAALCAALVVSVLGHRAFLALAFDSRKAQTLGLRPRLAHAVLLGLLGLAIVASFHIVGTLLVLGLLIAPPAAALPWARSVHGVMVRAALLGAAATFGGLLLSWHLGTAAGATVSALAVSLFFLSHMASGLRHRTARPSPVPVLEAN is encoded by the coding sequence ATGGAATGGTTGACGGCCCCGTTCGAGGTGACCTTCGTGCAGCGAGCCCTGTGGGGCGGAATCCTGGTGTCCGCGATCTGCGCGCTGGCGGGCACCTGGGTGGTGCTGAGGGGGATGGCCTTCCTCGGGGACGCCATGTCCCACGGTCTGCTGCCGGGGGTCGCGCTGGCCGCGCTGTTCGGCGGGAACCTGCTGGTCGGCGCGGTGGCCAGCGCCGCCGTCATGACGGCAGGGGTCACCGCACTGGGGCGTACGCGGAGGCTGTCCCAGGACACCGGCATCGGCTTGCTGTTCGTCGGCATGCTCTCGCTCGGCGTGATCATCGTGTCGCGGTCGCAGTCCTTCGCGGTGGACCTGACCGGCTTCCTCTTCGGTGATGTCCTCGCCGTCAGACAGCAGGACCTCTTCCTGCTCGCGGCAGCGCTGTGCGCGGCGCTGGTGGTGTCGGTCCTCGGCCACCGCGCCTTCCTGGCCCTGGCGTTCGACTCACGCAAGGCCCAGACCCTCGGTCTGCGACCGCGCCTGGCCCACGCCGTACTGCTGGGCCTGCTCGGCCTCGCGATCGTCGCTTCGTTCCACATCGTGGGAACGCTGCTGGTCCTCGGCCTGCTCATCGCCCCGCCGGCCGCGGCCCTGCCGTGGGCGCGCAGCGTCCACGGGGTCATGGTCCGGGCGGCGCTCCTCGGCGCCGCCGCCACGTTCGGGGGCCTGCTCCTGTCCTGGCACCTGGGCACCGCGGCCGGCGCGACCGTCTCGGCCCTCGCGGTGAGCCTGTTCTTCCTCTCGCACATGGCGTCCGGCCTGCGTCACCGCACTGCCCGCCCCTCCCCCGTTCCCGTCCTCGAAGCCAACTGA
- a CDS encoding NADP-dependent oxidoreductase, with protein sequence MRAARFHEYGGAESLVIEQAPDPHPGFGEIRVRVAAVGVNPIDWKLRAGALHQLLPLELPAIPGRDAAGVVDEIGDGVQGVGIGDRVFGLGGVTGATAELVILSAWAHAPDTWSDEQAAGAGLASVTAMGGLNALGSLTGRTLLVEGAAGGVGSAAVEIAVAHGATVIGTAGERNHAFLTSLGAVPTTYGPGLAERLSALAPHGVDIALDTAASGSLDDLVAITGDPTRVATVADHAGGQRLGTHVVNAENDSTLLAAAAELGRQGHYTPRIEQAYPLERIADAHAHAERGRTRGKIVICL encoded by the coding sequence ATGCGTGCAGCCCGCTTCCATGAATACGGCGGAGCGGAGAGCCTGGTGATCGAGCAGGCCCCCGACCCCCACCCCGGATTCGGCGAGATCCGTGTCCGCGTCGCGGCGGTCGGCGTCAATCCCATCGACTGGAAGCTGCGCGCCGGCGCCTTGCACCAGCTGCTTCCCCTGGAGCTACCCGCCATCCCGGGGCGCGACGCCGCTGGCGTGGTCGACGAAATCGGTGACGGAGTGCAGGGGGTCGGCATCGGCGACCGCGTCTTCGGACTGGGCGGTGTCACCGGCGCGACCGCGGAGCTGGTCATCCTCTCGGCCTGGGCCCACGCCCCCGACACATGGAGCGATGAGCAGGCCGCGGGCGCCGGCCTCGCGTCCGTGACCGCGATGGGTGGCCTGAACGCGCTCGGCTCCCTGACGGGGCGCACCCTTCTCGTCGAGGGCGCCGCCGGAGGCGTGGGCAGCGCGGCGGTCGAGATCGCCGTGGCACACGGCGCCACCGTGATCGGGACAGCCGGCGAACGCAACCACGCGTTCCTCACCTCGCTCGGCGCCGTTCCCACCACCTACGGCCCCGGCCTCGCGGAGCGCCTCTCCGCTCTCGCTCCGCACGGCGTCGACATCGCGCTCGACACCGCGGCCTCCGGATCCCTGGACGACCTCGTCGCGATCACGGGCGACCCGACGCGCGTCGCGACGGTCGCCGACCACGCGGGCGGGCAGCGCCTGGGCACGCATGTGGTCAACGCGGAGAACGACTCCACCCTCCTTGCCGCGGCCGCGGAACTGGGCCGACAGGGCCACTACACACCCCGTATCGAACAGGCCTACCCGCTGGAGCGGATCGCCGACGCCCACGCGCACGCCGAGCGCGGACGCACACGCGGAAAGATCGTGATCTGCCTCTGA
- a CDS encoding TetR/AcrR family transcriptional regulator — protein MATPDTRTQILDAAEHLFAEHGYRGTSVRAITTLAGANLAAVGYHFGSKAELMAAVARRVIEPINAAQCTGLDKLLARTPDPPVSELVEAFVGPLFDEMPAGDEGGARRSRLIVTILSDPAEEVRGWTGSAEGAVRERYLAAFAHALPGLPPEELWFRMRGLLAVTAVDRLDAHQRPSPGCESPVAGEAARRWAITFLTAAMSAPPTRS, from the coding sequence GTGGCGACCCCAGACACCCGCACCCAGATCCTCGACGCGGCCGAGCACCTCTTCGCCGAGCACGGATACCGCGGCACATCGGTCCGCGCGATCACCACACTCGCCGGTGCGAACCTCGCCGCCGTCGGCTACCACTTCGGCTCGAAGGCGGAGCTGATGGCCGCGGTCGCCCGCCGCGTGATCGAGCCCATCAACGCCGCCCAGTGCACCGGGCTCGACAAACTGCTCGCCCGGACCCCCGACCCACCGGTCAGCGAACTGGTGGAGGCGTTCGTGGGGCCGCTGTTCGACGAGATGCCGGCCGGCGACGAGGGCGGCGCCCGGAGATCCCGGCTGATCGTGACGATCCTCAGCGACCCGGCCGAGGAGGTACGCGGCTGGACCGGCTCGGCCGAGGGCGCGGTCCGCGAGCGTTACCTCGCGGCCTTCGCGCACGCACTGCCCGGCCTCCCCCCGGAGGAACTCTGGTTCCGGATGCGGGGGCTCCTTGCCGTGACGGCCGTCGACCGCCTCGACGCCCACCAGCGGCCCTCCCCCGGCTGCGAGTCCCCGGTGGCGGGCGAGGCGGCGCGGCGATGGGCGATCACTTTCCTGACGGCGGCGATGAGCGCGCCACCGACCCGGTCCTGA
- a CDS encoding ketopantoate reductase family protein, with translation MKLLVYGAGVCGSLFAARMHEAGHDVSLLARGERLAALRRHGVQLAEEDGPAVERVPVRVVDHPESRYDLVTVFVRTHQVDAVLESLAGVQGDVLFLLNWAAGPEALGAVIGHERVLLGFPTTGGTMDGDVVRYRRSNFLTRRVVMPIGEPDGRTTPRLERITETFRVAGINAKAEPRMGTWLRTHAAFEVPLGQAVYEAGGPIALADDPDAVRGMLHLMRRNLAAMETPPVPRAFDALRTLPQGLLVAVLRRFLRSPTAVHSGLNDASPATAAELKRLAEQLGASAGAP, from the coding sequence ATGAAGCTGCTCGTCTACGGCGCCGGGGTGTGCGGCAGCCTGTTCGCCGCCCGTATGCATGAGGCCGGCCACGACGTCTCGCTCCTCGCTCGGGGCGAGCGCCTGGCCGCCCTGCGCCGGCACGGAGTGCAACTCGCCGAGGAGGATGGCCCAGCTGTCGAGCGGGTGCCGGTACGGGTGGTCGATCACCCGGAGAGCCGGTACGACCTGGTCACCGTCTTCGTCCGCACCCACCAGGTGGATGCGGTGCTGGAATCGCTCGCCGGTGTCCAGGGCGATGTGCTGTTCCTGCTCAACTGGGCTGCCGGACCGGAGGCGTTGGGCGCGGTGATCGGCCACGAGCGGGTGCTCCTCGGCTTCCCCACGACCGGCGGCACGATGGACGGCGACGTGGTCCGCTACCGGAGGAGCAACTTCCTCACCCGCCGGGTCGTGATGCCGATCGGTGAGCCCGACGGCCGTACCACCCCGCGACTGGAACGGATAACGGAGACGTTCCGTGTCGCCGGGATCAACGCCAAGGCCGAGCCGCGGATGGGGACCTGGCTCAGGACGCACGCCGCGTTCGAGGTCCCGCTCGGGCAGGCGGTGTACGAGGCGGGTGGGCCGATAGCGCTTGCGGACGACCCGGACGCGGTCCGCGGCATGCTCCACCTCATGCGGCGGAACCTCGCCGCGATGGAGACGCCGCCGGTGCCTCGCGCGTTCGACGCGCTGCGGACTCTGCCGCAAGGGCTCCTCGTCGCCGTGCTCCGGCGCTTCCTGAGGAGCCCGACCGCCGTGCACAGCGGACTCAACGATGCCTCGCCTGCCACGGCCGCCGAACTCAAACGGCTGGCCGAACAGCTCGGCGCCTCCGCGGGAGCCCCTTGA
- a CDS encoding ABC transporter ATP-binding protein: MSASPDRETRAPALEIRDLGKSFGSVRALRDITVVVESGTVHCVLGENGAGKSTLCHLVGGSLAPDTGTLRLYGQPYAPRRPADALGAGIAMVHQHFSLVPTLTVGENLRLLRLPDLARRVDRVADEYGLVLDLGARVAELPVGLRQRVEIVKALLREPRLLLLDEPTGVLDPAGTEALLATCRLIADRGGAVVLITHKLGEVARAGDTATVLRGGRVVGGGPLADLPAERLVPLMIGRPADSLDPALSGTIGLTGTGTDADAGAEPGPDVAIGSPVADPALDCGTATRTTAPRTAASPSGTATRQGPPALRIHGLTVRGADATPVLDDVALEVEPGHIVGIAGVEGNGQSELMAVLGGSRAPDSGSVTLGPADITRATPRRRTAAGLGVVPEDRHHDGCVPDLSVTDNLLLGRLGQFRRGGLFLDRPAMRRAAQDMLSAHDIRADSPDTPMSALSGGNQQKVVLARELALNPLVCLAAAQPTRGLDVGAVDAVHTRIREAAEQGAGVLVVSSELDELLALCDRVVVAYRGRLSAPVATGAPTAREHIGHLMLGAEAAPDPVTTELVRADSALPAHEVPSAHDSPITPPLP, encoded by the coding sequence ATGAGCGCGTCACCAGACCGCGAGACCCGGGCCCCCGCCCTGGAGATCCGGGATCTCGGCAAGTCCTTCGGCTCCGTGCGCGCGCTGCGGGACATCACGGTGGTCGTCGAGTCCGGCACCGTGCACTGCGTGCTGGGCGAGAACGGCGCCGGAAAGTCGACCCTGTGCCATCTCGTCGGCGGTTCGCTCGCCCCGGACACCGGCACGCTGCGCCTCTACGGGCAGCCGTACGCGCCGCGCCGCCCGGCCGACGCGCTCGGCGCCGGGATCGCCATGGTCCACCAGCACTTCAGCCTCGTACCGACGCTCACTGTGGGCGAGAACCTGCGGCTGCTGCGGCTGCCCGATCTCGCCAGGCGGGTGGACCGGGTCGCCGACGAGTACGGGCTGGTGCTCGATCTCGGCGCCCGGGTCGCCGAACTGCCCGTGGGACTGCGCCAGCGGGTCGAGATCGTCAAGGCCCTGCTGCGCGAGCCGCGACTGCTGCTGCTCGACGAGCCGACGGGTGTCCTCGACCCGGCCGGTACGGAGGCCCTGCTGGCGACCTGCCGGCTGATCGCGGACCGGGGCGGTGCGGTGGTCCTCATCACCCACAAGCTCGGCGAGGTCGCGCGGGCCGGTGACACGGCGACGGTGCTTCGCGGGGGCCGGGTCGTCGGGGGCGGTCCGCTCGCGGACCTGCCCGCCGAGCGGCTCGTCCCGCTGATGATCGGGCGTCCCGCCGACTCCCTGGACCCGGCGCTGTCCGGCACGATCGGACTGACCGGGACCGGGACCGACGCCGACGCTGGGGCCGAACCCGGACCCGATGTGGCGATCGGCTCCCCGGTCGCCGACCCCGCCCTCGACTGCGGCACGGCGACCCGGACCACCGCGCCACGCACCGCCGCCTCCCCCTCAGGCACAGCCACCCGCCAAGGACCGCCGGCACTGCGGATCCACGGCCTCACCGTGCGCGGCGCAGACGCTACGCCCGTCCTCGACGACGTCGCTCTGGAGGTCGAGCCCGGACACATCGTGGGGATCGCCGGTGTCGAGGGAAACGGGCAGAGCGAGCTCATGGCCGTGCTCGGCGGTTCCCGCGCCCCCGACTCGGGCTCCGTGACGCTCGGCCCCGCCGACATCACCCGGGCCACGCCCCGGCGCAGGACCGCGGCCGGGCTGGGCGTCGTTCCCGAGGACCGCCACCACGACGGCTGTGTCCCGGACCTGTCCGTGACGGACAACCTCCTCCTCGGCAGGCTCGGGCAATTCCGCCGCGGCGGACTGTTCCTGGACCGGCCCGCGATGCGCCGCGCGGCCCAGGACATGCTGTCCGCCCACGACATCAGGGCGGACAGCCCGGACACCCCGATGTCCGCGCTGTCCGGCGGCAACCAGCAGAAGGTGGTGCTGGCACGGGAACTCGCCCTGAACCCTCTGGTGTGTCTCGCCGCCGCGCAGCCCACCCGCGGTCTCGACGTCGGCGCCGTGGACGCCGTACACACCCGGATACGCGAGGCCGCCGAACAGGGCGCCGGGGTCCTGGTCGTCTCCTCGGAACTCGACGAACTCCTCGCCCTGTGCGACCGCGTGGTCGTCGCCTACCGGGGCCGGCTGTCCGCACCTGTCGCCACCGGCGCGCCGACGGCCCGAGAGCACATCGGACACCTGATGCTCGGCGCCGAGGCCGCGCCCGACCCCGTGACAACGGAACTCGTGAGAGCGGATTCCGCTCTCCCGGCGCACGAGGTGCCCTCCGCACATGACTCGCCCATCACTCCACCCCTGCCCTGA
- a CDS encoding ABC transporter permease — MSAVLDELAAGGVRLAVPLLLASAGELPSERAGVLNLSVEGMMLTGAFAGAAGALASGSAVVGVGTALVAGLVVALLQAVLSVTLRADQIVTGITINALALGGTTYAARLWFGDGGAGSVPGFDPLPVPVLRDIPVLGPALFQQSALGYTAFAVTAVLAVAGARRTAWGLAVDAVGEDATTADRCGLPVRAVRYAVVLLTGATSALAGAQLALSEVHSFSDNLTAGVGYLAVVAVIAGRWRAWPTMLACLFFGTAQALQFAAPALGLHVSAPLLTTLPYVFALLAVSGLVGRSRAPSALTVPFVRGT; from the coding sequence ATGAGTGCCGTGCTCGACGAACTCGCCGCGGGCGGGGTCCGCCTCGCCGTGCCGCTGCTGCTCGCCTCGGCCGGTGAACTGCCCAGCGAACGCGCGGGAGTTCTCAATCTGTCGGTCGAAGGAATGATGCTCACGGGCGCGTTCGCGGGCGCGGCCGGCGCCCTGGCCTCCGGGAGCGCGGTCGTGGGGGTGGGCACCGCGCTCGTCGCGGGTCTGGTCGTCGCGTTGCTCCAGGCGGTGCTGAGTGTCACCCTGCGCGCCGACCAGATCGTCACGGGCATCACGATCAACGCCCTGGCCCTGGGCGGCACGACCTACGCGGCACGGCTGTGGTTCGGCGACGGCGGCGCCGGCTCGGTGCCCGGCTTCGACCCGCTGCCGGTACCGGTGCTCAGGGACATCCCGGTCCTGGGGCCCGCCCTCTTCCAGCAGAGCGCCCTCGGCTACACGGCGTTCGCCGTGACGGCCGTCCTCGCCGTCGCCGGTGCACGTCGTACGGCGTGGGGGCTGGCGGTCGACGCGGTCGGGGAGGACGCGACCACCGCGGACCGGTGCGGGCTTCCCGTACGGGCCGTGCGGTACGCCGTCGTCCTGCTGACGGGCGCCACCTCGGCGCTGGCCGGCGCGCAGCTCGCGCTTTCGGAGGTGCACTCCTTCAGCGACAACCTCACGGCCGGTGTGGGCTATCTGGCGGTCGTCGCGGTGATCGCCGGGCGCTGGCGGGCCTGGCCCACCATGCTGGCCTGTCTGTTCTTCGGCACCGCGCAGGCCCTCCAGTTCGCCGCGCCCGCTCTCGGACTCCATGTGTCCGCGCCGCTGCTCACCACGTTGCCCTACGTGTTCGCGCTGCTGGCGGTCAGCGGTCTGGTCGGCCGCAGCAGGGCCCCGTCGGCGCTCACCGTGCCGTTCGTACGCGGCACATGA
- a CDS encoding leucine-rich repeat domain-containing protein — protein sequence MTDEQLPARVYPNRFPEAVDSRPGVSQDFCDCFSQIRVNSSGAKTSFHAEVQDTSAPGWLRLLQLIEEAVADGREEFRPLPELSPEERRQIVTLPASIARLTAVRTLVLYGSNLVRIPPEIGDMASLEEFSPYTSRRLHWFPYEITRCARLASSTVSTRSIYGNYKYRPPFPRLLAPGDTVLDLECLPPTRWGATEARTCSVCAGPVPVTGPHQAWLSRAVATDVLPMLVNACSQACLGSLPPGAKGHIPTPHRGVGIEQPPPR from the coding sequence ATGACGGACGAACAACTCCCCGCGCGCGTCTACCCGAACCGCTTTCCCGAGGCGGTCGACTCCCGGCCAGGGGTGTCACAGGACTTCTGCGACTGCTTCAGCCAGATCCGGGTGAATTCCTCCGGCGCGAAGACGTCCTTCCACGCCGAGGTCCAGGACACCAGTGCACCGGGCTGGCTCCGGTTGCTGCAGCTGATCGAAGAAGCGGTGGCCGACGGGCGGGAGGAATTCCGCCCACTGCCGGAGCTGAGCCCTGAGGAGCGGCGGCAGATCGTGACGCTGCCGGCGTCGATCGCGCGGCTGACGGCGGTGCGGACCCTTGTGCTCTACGGAAGCAACCTGGTCCGGATACCTCCGGAGATCGGCGACATGGCGAGCCTGGAGGAGTTCAGCCCCTACACCTCGCGACGGCTGCACTGGTTCCCGTACGAGATCACGCGGTGCGCCAGGCTGGCGAGCAGCACGGTGAGTACGCGCTCGATCTACGGCAACTACAAGTACCGGCCGCCGTTCCCGCGGCTTCTGGCGCCCGGCGACACTGTCCTGGACCTTGAGTGCCTGCCTCCCACCCGCTGGGGTGCCACCGAGGCCCGCACCTGCAGCGTCTGCGCCGGGCCCGTCCCCGTGACGGGCCCGCATCAGGCGTGGCTCTCCCGGGCGGTGGCGACCGACGTGCTGCCGATGCTGGTCAACGCCTGTTCCCAGGCGTGCCTCGGCTCTCTGCCACCTGGGGCGAAGGGGCACATCCCTACACCTCATCGGGGCGTCGGGATCGAACAGCCTCCGCCGCGCTGA
- a CDS encoding ABC transporter permease, with translation MTLSLAPPRLLSRLRHPLSLATGAALLTVGVGAVLVVAAGTDPSTAWAALDEGMFGSAYSVGTSLNSAAVLALIATGFSVAHRAGLVNVGGEGQLCAGGLAAAATGLALPAQAPAAVGVPLTLLAGFLGGAGWAWIAALLKTRRGTSEVITTLLLNFVGAGAVSVAVHEEGLLRQPVTSSETLPQSQPLAEGARLPLIAGAQSPATALVVVAAVTVVVTAVVLRYTGTGLKLTSVGHSPAASARLGLPVSRLQEGGLAVAGGLAGLAGACLVASAPYVLAEHFSSGYGFTGLVVGLLARGSLIAVAAVSLLLGFLTSGGINLQLAAGVPASSVQIVQSVLVLLIAAAMLWSNRRAGGAV, from the coding sequence ATGACCCTCTCTCTCGCCCCACCGCGCCTGCTCTCCCGGCTGCGCCATCCCCTGTCCCTGGCCACCGGTGCCGCGCTCCTGACCGTCGGGGTCGGTGCCGTGCTCGTCGTCGCCGCGGGCACCGACCCCTCGACCGCCTGGGCGGCCCTCGACGAGGGCATGTTCGGCTCCGCGTACTCCGTCGGCACCTCCCTGAACTCGGCGGCCGTGCTCGCCCTGATCGCCACCGGTTTCAGCGTGGCGCACCGGGCCGGACTGGTGAACGTGGGCGGCGAGGGGCAGTTGTGCGCGGGCGGCCTCGCCGCAGCGGCCACCGGACTGGCCCTGCCCGCCCAGGCCCCGGCCGCGGTCGGCGTACCGCTGACCCTGCTCGCCGGATTTCTCGGCGGCGCCGGATGGGCGTGGATCGCCGCGCTGCTGAAGACCCGGCGCGGCACCAGCGAGGTCATCACGACCCTCCTGCTGAACTTCGTGGGCGCGGGCGCCGTGTCCGTGGCCGTGCACGAGGAGGGACTGCTGCGGCAGCCGGTGACCTCCTCGGAGACACTGCCCCAGTCACAGCCGCTGGCGGAGGGCGCCCGGCTTCCCCTGATCGCCGGGGCACAGTCGCCCGCGACGGCCCTCGTGGTCGTCGCGGCCGTCACCGTCGTCGTGACCGCCGTCGTCCTGCGGTACACCGGGACCGGCCTGAAGCTGACGTCGGTGGGCCACTCCCCCGCCGCGTCGGCGCGGCTGGGACTGCCGGTGTCACGTCTTCAGGAGGGCGGGCTCGCGGTCGCGGGCGGCCTCGCGGGGCTCGCCGGTGCCTGCCTCGTGGCGAGCGCGCCGTACGTGCTGGCGGAACACTTCTCCTCCGGGTACGGCTTCACAGGGCTGGTGGTGGGCCTGCTGGCGCGCGGCTCGCTGATCGCGGTGGCCGCCGTCTCCCTGTTGCTGGGCTTCCTCACCAGCGGCGGCATCAACCTGCAGCTCGCGGCAGGGGTGCCCGCCTCGTCGGTGCAGATCGTGCAGAGCGTCCTGGTGCTGCTGATCGCGGCGGCGATGCTGTGGAGCAACCGCCGCGCCGGAGGTGCCGTATGA
- the aztA gene encoding zinc ABC transporter ATP-binding protein AztA, with translation MKIMFKTPCVSVTPHPAQTPHVRFTDLHAGYPGRPVLRQLSAEITRLTMTALVGPNGSGKSTLLGVLAGVIHPTSGELHRAGERQPAFVPQRGAVGDSLPLTVRQTVEMGRWGRRGPWRRLDRRDRTVVDAALDRLGVGDLAARQLGELSGGQRQRTLIAQGLAQESDLLLLDEPTSGLDPEARERIEALLTALVADGVTVVQATHDLEVARRATACLLLQDGRLAGQGHPDEVLTDSALARLWQTL, from the coding sequence ATGAAAATCATGTTCAAAACACCTTGCGTGTCAGTCACCCCGCACCCGGCGCAGACCCCGCACGTCCGCTTCACTGATCTGCACGCCGGCTATCCGGGGCGCCCCGTTCTGCGTCAACTCAGCGCGGAAATAACGAGGTTGACCATGACGGCACTGGTCGGGCCGAACGGCAGTGGCAAGTCGACCCTGCTCGGCGTCCTCGCCGGTGTGATCCATCCGACATCCGGCGAACTCCATCGCGCCGGGGAGCGACAGCCCGCGTTCGTGCCCCAGCGAGGAGCCGTCGGTGACAGCCTGCCGCTCACCGTCCGGCAGACCGTGGAAATGGGGCGCTGGGGCAGACGCGGGCCGTGGCGCCGACTCGACCGCCGGGACCGCACGGTCGTGGACGCCGCGCTCGACCGACTCGGCGTCGGCGACCTCGCCGCACGCCAACTGGGCGAACTGTCAGGCGGACAACGCCAACGCACCCTCATCGCACAGGGGTTGGCGCAGGAGTCGGACCTGCTGCTCCTCGACGAACCGACCTCGGGCCTGGACCCTGAGGCGAGGGAACGCATCGAGGCGCTGCTGACGGCGCTCGTCGCCGACGGGGTGACCGTCGTCCAGGCCACCCACGACCTGGAGGTCGCACGCAGGGCAACCGCCTGCCTCCTGCTCCAGGACGGCCGCCTCGCCGGACAAGGGCACCCCGACGAGGTACTCACCGACTCGGCACTGGCCCGCCTCTGGCAAACGCTCTGA
- a CDS encoding winged helix-turn-helix transcriptional regulator, whose amino-acid sequence MTQRPPLPPDLFDELCPSPLLPFRFGDKWAAMILRCLEDGPRRYSELRVPLSRVTPKVLTQSLRGLERNGFVSRTEHADPKLRVEYALTPLGRSVLEPLAAECRWVTEHWDELLDASEGGTPSIDGREPALTRTRTDSTPH is encoded by the coding sequence ATGACGCAACGGCCACCGCTGCCGCCCGACCTGTTCGACGAGCTGTGTCCGTCCCCGTTGCTGCCCTTCCGCTTCGGTGACAAGTGGGCGGCGATGATCCTTCGGTGTCTGGAAGACGGCCCGCGCAGATACTCCGAACTCCGCGTACCGCTGAGTCGCGTCACCCCGAAGGTGCTCACCCAGTCGCTCCGCGGCTTGGAGCGGAACGGGTTCGTGTCACGCACTGAGCACGCCGACCCGAAGCTCCGGGTGGAGTACGCGCTGACACCGCTGGGCCGTAGCGTGCTGGAGCCGCTGGCCGCCGAGTGCCGATGGGTGACCGAGCACTGGGACGAGCTGCTCGACGCCAGCGAGGGCGGCACCCCCTCCATCGACGGACGCGAACCCGCACTGACGCGAACCCGTACTGACTCGACCCCGCACTGA